A DNA window from Leptolyngbya sp. KIOST-1 contains the following coding sequences:
- the dnaG gene encoding DNA primase, giving the protein MDTPRLHPDTIEAVRDRADIVDVVSQHVVLKKQGKDFVGLCPFHEDKSPSFSVSPGKQFYYCFSCGAGGNAFKFLMELNKRSFADVVLDLAQRYQVPVTTLEPAKRQELQRQLTLREQLYEILAVTARFYEHALMQMDGAAALAYLYERGLKDHTIQQFQLGFAPGGWQTLYGYLVEQKHYPVELVEKAGLIVPRQKGDGYYDRFRDRLMIPIRDIQSRVIGFGGRALGDEKPKYLNSPDTDLFDKGKTLYGLDLARAAIAKDDRAIVVEGYFDVIALHAAGLENAVAALGTALNAAQVRQLLRYTESKQILLNFDADAAGVKAAQRAIGEVEEMAYRGDVQLRVLNIPDGKDPDEFLRQHSSADYRALIDAAPLWIDWQIHNLISGKDLRQADQFQQTSQAVVKLLSDIANADTRTHYVRYCAEIFSNGDSRLVPLLAENLVTQVRRQRRTTSSEAPPRSAPSPTSSASSLEQAEASLLRIFLHAADHRDEIRQVLEDRDLQFSYSHHRALWRQMQRLLAETEGTRVDLASLLRNHLADSGLASTPLQALLHLSEKTRRDLLRAPLIIRAAAACMEKNLCEKRYRHFLALWEKTDCTSAPEQFAEYQRQIYAEKRRIEALEKDRQVTFEDLATMPWVGEQYDSLDR; this is encoded by the coding sequence ATGGATACCCCCCGTCTCCACCCCGATACGATTGAAGCGGTACGCGATCGCGCCGATATTGTCGATGTGGTCTCCCAGCACGTGGTGCTGAAAAAGCAGGGTAAGGATTTCGTCGGCTTATGCCCCTTCCACGAGGACAAGTCGCCCAGTTTCAGCGTCAGCCCCGGCAAGCAGTTTTACTACTGCTTTTCCTGTGGGGCGGGGGGCAACGCCTTTAAGTTTTTGATGGAGCTAAACAAACGCTCCTTCGCCGATGTGGTGCTGGATCTGGCCCAGCGCTACCAGGTGCCGGTGACCACCCTGGAGCCCGCCAAGCGCCAGGAACTCCAGCGGCAGCTCACCCTGCGGGAGCAGCTCTACGAAATTTTGGCAGTCACCGCCCGGTTCTACGAGCATGCCCTGATGCAGATGGACGGGGCAGCGGCTCTGGCCTACCTCTACGAGCGGGGGCTGAAGGACCACACCATCCAGCAGTTTCAGCTGGGGTTTGCGCCGGGGGGCTGGCAGACCCTCTACGGCTACCTGGTGGAGCAAAAGCACTACCCGGTGGAGCTGGTGGAAAAGGCGGGGCTGATCGTGCCCCGACAGAAGGGCGATGGCTACTACGACCGCTTCCGCGATCGCCTGATGATTCCCATCCGCGACATCCAGAGCCGGGTGATTGGTTTTGGTGGCCGCGCCCTGGGGGACGAAAAGCCCAAGTACCTCAACTCCCCCGACACCGATCTGTTCGACAAGGGCAAGACCCTCTATGGGCTGGACCTGGCCCGGGCCGCGATCGCCAAGGACGACCGCGCCATTGTTGTCGAAGGCTACTTCGACGTGATTGCCCTCCACGCCGCCGGGCTGGAGAACGCCGTCGCCGCCCTGGGCACGGCCCTGAATGCGGCCCAGGTGCGCCAGCTGCTGCGCTACACCGAATCCAAGCAGATTTTGCTCAACTTTGACGCCGATGCCGCCGGAGTGAAGGCGGCCCAGCGGGCGATCGGCGAAGTGGAGGAGATGGCCTACCGGGGCGACGTGCAGCTGCGGGTGCTGAACATTCCCGACGGCAAAGACCCGGACGAGTTTTTGCGGCAGCACAGCTCCGCCGACTACCGCGCCCTGATCGACGCCGCCCCACTGTGGATCGACTGGCAAATCCACAACTTGATCAGCGGCAAAGATCTGCGCCAGGCCGACCAGTTTCAGCAGACCAGCCAGGCGGTGGTCAAGCTGCTCAGCGACATCGCTAACGCCGACACCCGCACCCACTACGTGCGCTACTGCGCCGAAATCTTCAGCAACGGTGACAGCCGCCTGGTGCCGCTGCTGGCCGAAAACCTGGTCACCCAGGTGCGCCGCCAGCGCCGCACCACTTCCTCAGAGGCTCCGCCGCGATCGGCCCCCAGCCCCACCTCCAGCGCCAGTTCCCTGGAGCAGGCCGAAGCCTCGCTGCTGCGTATTTTTCTGCACGCCGCCGACCACCGCGACGAGATCCGCCAGGTGCTCGAAGACCGCGACTTGCAGTTCAGCTACTCCCACCACCGCGCCCTGTGGCGGCAGATGCAGCGGCTGCTGGCCGAAACCGAAGGCACCCGCGTCGACCTGGCCAGCCTGCTGCGCAACCACCTGGCCGATTCCGGTCTCGCCAGCACTCCCCTGCAAGCCCTGCTACACCTGAGCGAAAAGACCCGACGTGACCTGCTGCGCGCTCCCCTGATCATCCGCGCCGCCGCCGCCTGCATGGAAAAAAACCTCTGCGAAAAGCGCTACCGCCACTTTCTCGCCCTCTGGGAAAAGACCGACTGCACCAGTGCCCCCGAGCAGTTTGCCGAGTACCAGCGCCAGATCTACGCCGAAAAGCGCCGCATCGAAGCGCTCGAAAAAGACCGCCAGGTCACCTTCGAAGACCTGGCCACCATGCCCTGGGTAGGCGAACAGTACGACTCCCTCGATCGGTAG
- a CDS encoding FAD-dependent monooxygenase: MPRVAIAGAGPTGATLALMLAQRGIPVTLIEAARDFQRQFRGEGLMPSGLDALHQMGLDALLETVPHRPLSAWEFWLSDRRLFRADEPLGADRPCTLVSQPPLLAALVQAAQAQPGFEWMPGTAIKDLLWNDQRVTGVLLSDGRTVETDLVIGADGRASALRQRAGLTLETQPKSIDVLWFKLPAPTGYAADNRFCTVVKGGRIFSLFHGAEPDKLHLAWAVAPEEPTEQKDWGNTFAALVPPDLAEHFRRVGEAITAPMRLSVMVGRCDRWHHPGLLLLGDAAHPMSPVRAQGINLALRDAIVAANHLVPVLQRANDSTGEATTEATRKAIDRALERIQVEREPEIIQAQQLQAHEASRGEMLRRFSWLRQGLSTASPLVGPLVQQVWTQQQQPLRQGITSVRLEV, translated from the coding sequence ATGCCCAGAGTTGCGATCGCAGGCGCTGGCCCCACCGGGGCCACCCTGGCCCTCATGCTGGCCCAGCGCGGCATCCCCGTCACCCTGATCGAAGCCGCCCGCGACTTCCAGCGCCAGTTTCGCGGCGAAGGGCTGATGCCCAGCGGCCTCGACGCCCTACACCAGATGGGGCTGGACGCTCTGCTAGAGACAGTGCCCCACCGGCCCCTGAGCGCCTGGGAATTCTGGCTCAGCGATCGCCGCCTCTTCCGGGCCGACGAGCCCCTTGGGGCAGACCGCCCCTGCACCCTGGTCTCCCAACCGCCCCTGTTAGCCGCCCTGGTCCAGGCCGCCCAGGCTCAGCCGGGGTTTGAGTGGATGCCTGGTACCGCGATAAAAGACCTGCTCTGGAACGATCAGCGCGTCACGGGAGTTCTACTCAGCGATGGCCGAACAGTGGAGACTGACCTGGTAATTGGCGCCGACGGCCGCGCCTCAGCCCTTCGCCAACGGGCCGGACTCACCCTGGAAACCCAGCCCAAAAGCATTGACGTGCTGTGGTTCAAACTGCCCGCACCGACGGGCTACGCAGCCGACAATCGCTTTTGCACCGTGGTCAAAGGCGGACGCATCTTCAGCCTGTTCCACGGGGCCGAGCCCGACAAATTGCACCTGGCCTGGGCCGTTGCGCCGGAGGAGCCAACCGAGCAAAAGGACTGGGGCAACACCTTTGCCGCCCTGGTGCCACCAGATCTGGCGGAGCATTTTCGCCGCGTGGGGGAAGCGATTACCGCGCCCATGCGGCTCTCGGTGATGGTGGGCCGCTGCGATCGCTGGCACCACCCCGGCCTGCTGCTGCTGGGCGATGCCGCTCACCCCATGTCCCCCGTGCGGGCCCAGGGCATCAACCTGGCCCTGCGCGACGCCATTGTTGCCGCCAATCACCTGGTGCCCGTGCTCCAGCGAGCGAACGACTCGACCGGGGAAGCAACTACGGAGGCGACCAGGAAGGCGATCGATCGCGCCCTGGAGCGCATTCAGGTGGAGCGCGAACCCGAAATTATTCAGGCCCAGCAGCTTCAGGCCCACGAAGCCAGCCGGGGCGAGATGCTGCGCCGCTTTAGCTGGTTGCGCCAGGGTCTGAGCACTGCTTCGCCCCTGGTCGGCCCACTGGTGCAGCAGGTGTGGACACAGCAGCAGCAGCCCCTGCGCCAGGGCATCACCTCGGTACGCCTGGAGGTGTAG
- a CDS encoding DUF389 domain-containing protein, translating into MRQLLIQVPCGCGKTVLRKAQDCRATNLAQWQTTGDTPHEVLLVHVSNQRVEALLEALQDLPELRVTLMPSGVMALHPPANQAAEQVTQVEERSPIEIFLAGLQSVGSWKGFLSYAAIAGVVVWIGLFTTTSYLLVAAMLIAPFAGPAMNAAIASARGDRQLLGRSVLRYFTALLVTIGVAALLSLVFQQDIATSLMIDNSQISAVAVLLPLAAGAAGAVNLVQSERSSLVSGTATGMLVAASLAPPAGIVGMAMAIGRWDMVVNGVFLLLLQLSGINLSAAIVFRTFGLSTQGARYRRGQPGVFPVALGASAIALVALLTWQLSDSPNLQRSSRAQRANAEVQTVVERFPEVELVESTVRFTRSDIADQNTLLSEIYVQRQPNADDAEATIQAALTEAIQAHLLDQGFDVTPLVQVTVLDAPAAAN; encoded by the coding sequence ATGCGCCAACTGCTGATTCAAGTGCCCTGCGGCTGTGGCAAAACCGTGCTGCGAAAGGCCCAGGACTGCCGGGCCACCAATCTGGCCCAGTGGCAGACCACCGGCGATACACCCCACGAGGTGCTGCTGGTGCATGTGTCCAATCAGCGGGTAGAGGCGCTGCTGGAGGCGCTGCAGGATTTGCCTGAGCTCAGGGTCACCCTGATGCCGAGCGGGGTCATGGCCCTGCACCCCCCGGCGAATCAGGCGGCGGAGCAGGTCACCCAGGTGGAGGAGCGCAGCCCAATCGAGATTTTTCTGGCCGGGCTGCAGAGCGTGGGCTCCTGGAAGGGGTTCTTGAGCTATGCCGCGATCGCAGGCGTGGTCGTCTGGATTGGGCTATTTACCACCACCAGCTACCTGCTGGTGGCCGCCATGCTGATCGCCCCCTTTGCCGGACCCGCCATGAACGCGGCGATCGCCTCTGCCCGGGGCGATCGTCAACTGCTGGGTCGCAGCGTGCTGCGCTACTTCACCGCCCTGCTGGTCACAATTGGGGTGGCGGCTCTGCTCAGCCTGGTGTTTCAGCAGGACATTGCCACCTCGCTGATGATTGACAACAGCCAGATTTCGGCGGTGGCGGTGCTGCTGCCGTTGGCGGCGGGGGCGGCGGGGGCGGTCAACCTGGTGCAGTCGGAGCGCAGCAGCCTGGTGTCGGGCACAGCCACCGGCATGCTGGTGGCCGCCTCGCTGGCTCCCCCGGCGGGCATCGTCGGTATGGCCATGGCCATTGGTCGCTGGGATATGGTGGTCAATGGGGTGTTTTTGCTGCTGCTGCAGCTCAGCGGCATTAACCTGTCGGCGGCGATCGTCTTTCGCACCTTTGGACTGTCCACCCAGGGGGCGCGCTACCGGCGGGGCCAGCCGGGGGTGTTTCCGGTAGCGCTGGGGGCAAGCGCGATCGCCCTAGTGGCCCTGCTCACCTGGCAGCTGTCGGACTCGCCCAATCTACAGCGCTCTAGCCGCGCCCAGCGGGCCAATGCCGAGGTCCAGACTGTGGTTGAACGGTTCCCCGAGGTTGAGCTGGTGGAGTCAACGGTGCGTTTCACCCGCTCCGATATCGCTGACCAGAACACCCTTTTATCGGAAATCTACGTGCAGCGCCAGCCCAACGCAGACGATGCCGAGGCAACCATCCAGGCGGCGTTGACCGAGGCAATTCAGGCTCATTTGCTCGACCAGGGGTTTGACGTTACCCCCCTAGTCCAGGTTACGGTGCTTGACGCGCCCGCCGCCGCCAACTAA
- a CDS encoding HPP family protein, giving the protein MSHDRKSLKPLRGANRALRRRLNLKGEFALAIAPTAVVLAVLALVEALSQQRLLFASLASSAFLIYLDPQHGTNSVRTLLIAQLMAAGLGFITYTTVGSGYLSGGLAMVITIVLMIVLDVVHPPAVATSLSFALRSGNESNLVLFGLAVGITATLVMLEKLSLWVLARHSPQTTADR; this is encoded by the coding sequence ATGAGCCACGATCGCAAAAGCCTGAAGCCGCTCAGAGGGGCCAATCGTGCCCTGCGCCGTCGGCTAAACCTGAAGGGCGAATTTGCCCTGGCGATCGCCCCTACGGCGGTGGTTTTGGCGGTTTTGGCCCTGGTCGAGGCGCTCAGCCAGCAGCGACTGCTGTTTGCCTCCCTGGCCTCCAGCGCTTTTTTGATCTACCTCGACCCGCAGCACGGTACCAACTCGGTGCGCACGCTGCTGATTGCACAGCTGATGGCGGCAGGCCTGGGCTTTATCACCTACACCACCGTGGGTTCGGGCTACCTGTCGGGTGGGCTGGCCATGGTGATCACCATCGTGCTGATGATTGTGCTGGATGTGGTGCATCCGCCTGCGGTGGCCACCTCCCTGAGCTTTGCCCTGCGCAGCGGCAACGAAAGTAATCTGGTGCTGTTTGGCCTGGCGGTGGGCATAACCGCCACCCTGGTCATGCTCGAAAAGCTCTCCCTTTGGGTGCTGGCCCGCCACAGCCCTCAGACCACCGCTGACCGCTAA
- a CDS encoding GntR family transcriptional regulator, with translation MVQFHIQPDSEIPASTQLYDQIWFAIASRQYPPGYRLPSTRQLAMHTGLHRNTISKVYRQLEDAGVVEAMPGSGIYVREQNSTESARPQTLLWAEFPQARDVVETGLDELLRQGCSLNQARELFLAEIDWRLRCSARVLVTAPAQDIGAGQLMVRELESALHIPVQLVPLEELDTILAQTRSGTVVTSRYFISEAEAIAAPKSVRVIPVDIYDYKKELGLLKDLPKGTCLGMVSVSTGILRAAEVISYSLRGDEILLMSAQTDDTYKLNAVIHSAQTIVVFDEASLPTVKEAIAEAREDLIRPPKLVVCDNYIGEKSINLLKRELGLD, from the coding sequence GTGGTGCAGTTTCACATCCAGCCCGACAGCGAGATTCCGGCGTCGACTCAGCTCTACGACCAGATCTGGTTTGCGATCGCCTCGCGGCAGTATCCCCCCGGCTACCGGCTGCCCAGCACCCGTCAGCTGGCCATGCACACGGGGCTACACCGCAACACCATCAGCAAAGTCTACCGCCAGCTAGAAGATGCCGGGGTGGTCGAGGCCATGCCCGGCTCGGGGATCTACGTGCGCGAGCAAAACAGCACCGAGAGCGCCCGCCCCCAGACCCTGCTCTGGGCCGAGTTTCCCCAGGCCCGGGACGTGGTAGAAACCGGGCTGGACGAGTTGCTGCGCCAGGGCTGCTCCCTCAACCAGGCGCGGGAATTGTTTCTGGCCGAAATCGACTGGCGCTTGCGCTGTAGTGCCCGGGTGCTGGTGACGGCTCCCGCCCAGGACATCGGGGCGGGGCAGCTGATGGTGCGCGAGCTGGAGAGTGCGCTGCACATTCCGGTGCAGCTGGTTCCGCTCGAAGAACTCGACACCATTCTGGCCCAGACCCGATCGGGCACGGTGGTCACCAGCCGCTACTTCATCAGCGAAGCCGAGGCGATCGCCGCGCCCAAGTCGGTGCGGGTGATTCCAGTCGATATCTACGACTACAAAAAAGAACTGGGTCTGCTCAAGGATTTGCCCAAGGGCACCTGCCTGGGCATGGTCAGCGTCAGCACTGGCATTTTGCGAGCGGCGGAGGTGATCAGCTACAGCCTGCGGGGCGACGAGATTTTGCTGATGTCGGCCCAAACCGACGACACCTACAAGCTCAACGCCGTCATCCACAGCGCCCAGACCATTGTGGTGTTTGACGAGGCCAGCCTGCCCACGGTCAAGGAGGCGATCGCCGAAGCCCGCGAAGACCTGATTCGGCCCCCCAAGCTGGTGGTCTGCGACAACTACATCGGCGAAAAGTCGATCAACCTGCTCAAGCGCGAACTGGGCCTGGATTGA
- a CDS encoding dienelactone hydrolase family protein, which produces MTSLVRTETLTIPSGDTEILAYLAAPSRPGRFGAVVVIQEVFGVNSHIREVTERIAGAGYVAIAPHIYHRQAPGFEVGYGEEDLALGRQYKQGTTAAQLLADVRGAIAYLYSQANVIPDGVGCIGFCFGGHVAYLAATLPDVKATASFYGAGIATLTPGGGEPTLSRTPEIAGTLYGFFGDQDALIPAQEVDQIEAALKEHGVPHKIFRYPEASHGFFCDQRYSYNPEAARDAWAQVLELFKATLPAAHA; this is translated from the coding sequence ATGACCTCTCTAGTCCGGACCGAAACCCTTACCATCCCTAGCGGTGACACCGAAATCTTGGCCTACCTAGCCGCCCCCTCGCGCCCCGGTCGGTTTGGGGCCGTGGTGGTGATCCAGGAAGTGTTTGGCGTCAACAGCCACATTCGCGAAGTGACCGAGCGCATTGCCGGGGCGGGCTACGTGGCGATCGCCCCCCACATCTACCACCGCCAGGCCCCCGGCTTTGAGGTGGGCTACGGCGAGGAGGACCTGGCCCTGGGCCGCCAGTACAAGCAGGGGACAACGGCGGCGCAACTGCTGGCCGATGTGCGGGGGGCGATCGCCTACCTCTACAGCCAGGCCAACGTGATCCCTGACGGGGTCGGCTGCATCGGCTTTTGCTTTGGCGGCCACGTCGCCTACCTGGCCGCCACCCTGCCGGATGTAAAAGCCACCGCCTCGTTCTACGGCGCAGGCATTGCCACCCTGACCCCCGGCGGCGGTGAGCCCACCCTCAGCCGCACCCCGGAGATCGCAGGTACCCTCTACGGCTTCTTTGGCGACCAGGATGCGCTGATTCCAGCCCAGGAGGTGGACCAGATCGAGGCGGCCCTGAAGGAGCACGGCGTGCCCCACAAAATTTTTCGCTACCCCGAGGCCAGCCACGGCTTTTTCTGCGACCAGCGCTACAGCTACAACCCGGAGGCCGCCCGCGACGCCTGGGCCCAGGTGCTGGAATTGTTTAAGGCCACGCTGCCCGCCGCTCACGCATAG
- a CDS encoding ribulose bisphosphate carboxylase small subunit, whose amino-acid sequence MAYYLSPRFLDKLAVHITKNYLKLPQVKIPLILGVHGRKGEGKTFQCELVYERMGIEVVHISGGELESPDAGDPARLIRLRYREAAELVRVRGKMAVLMINDIDAGAGRFDALTQYTVNTQLVNNTLMNIADNPTNVQLPGSYDENKIQRVPIILTGNDLSTLYAPLIRDGRMEKFYWEPDRSDRIGIVGGIFAPDGLSQSDIDALVDTFPNQAIDFFGAVRAQIYNEQIRDFIYSVGLENVSRSVVNTTTPPSFRKPDFRLAHLIEVGDRLVGEQRRVNDMRLANEYNRVLSQGGPSPSSDAGPFYRAYPTENGHRPDDGNRLNDDQNLKSESQTPPTPPSSPPPPTHPSTHPPSHPSTLPPELHQQINTILSQGYRLGIEHVDRRRFQTNAWQSGPALPSQNAAAATAALERCLGDYAQDYVRLIGIDPNTKQRVMEQIIQRPGR is encoded by the coding sequence ATGGCCTATTACCTCTCTCCCCGGTTCCTCGACAAGCTGGCGGTGCACATCACCAAAAACTACCTGAAGCTACCCCAGGTGAAAATTCCGCTGATTTTGGGGGTGCACGGCCGCAAGGGGGAGGGCAAAACCTTCCAGTGCGAGCTGGTGTACGAGCGCATGGGCATCGAGGTCGTCCATATCTCGGGCGGTGAGCTGGAAAGCCCCGATGCGGGCGACCCGGCCCGGCTGATTCGGCTGCGCTACCGCGAGGCCGCCGAGCTGGTGCGGGTGCGCGGCAAAATGGCGGTGCTGATGATCAACGACATTGACGCCGGGGCGGGCCGCTTTGACGCGCTGACCCAGTACACCGTCAACACCCAGCTGGTCAACAACACCCTGATGAACATTGCCGACAACCCCACCAATGTTCAGCTCCCCGGCAGCTACGACGAAAACAAAATTCAGCGGGTGCCGATTATTCTCACCGGCAACGATCTCTCCACCCTCTACGCACCGCTGATTCGCGATGGCCGGATGGAGAAGTTTTACTGGGAGCCCGACCGCAGCGATCGCATCGGCATTGTGGGCGGCATCTTTGCCCCCGACGGCCTCTCCCAGTCCGATATCGACGCGCTGGTGGATACCTTTCCCAACCAGGCGATCGACTTCTTTGGGGCCGTGCGCGCCCAGATCTACAACGAGCAAATCCGCGACTTTATTTATTCTGTCGGCCTCGAAAACGTCTCCCGCAGCGTGGTCAACACCACCACGCCGCCCAGCTTCCGCAAGCCCGACTTTCGCCTGGCGCATTTGATTGAGGTGGGCGATCGCCTGGTGGGCGAGCAGCGCCGCGTCAACGACATGCGCCTCGCCAACGAGTACAACCGCGTCCTCAGCCAGGGCGGCCCTTCCCCCAGCTCAGATGCCGGTCCCTTCTACCGGGCCTACCCCACTGAAAATGGCCACCGCCCCGACGACGGCAACCGCCTCAATGACGACCAAAATCTAAAATCCGAAAGCCAAACTCCCCCCACCCCCCCTTCTTCCCCTCCCCCACCTACCCACCCATCCACCCATCCACCCTCCCACCCATCCACCCTCCCACCCGAACTACACCAGCAGATCAACACCATCCTCTCCCAGGGCTACCGCCTCGGCATTGAGCATGTGGACAGGCGGCGGTTCCAGACCAATGCCTGGCAGAGTGGCCCCGCCCTGCCCAGTCAGAATGCCGCCGCCGCCACCGCCGCCCTGGAGCGCTGCCTGGGCGACTACGCCCAGGACTACGTGCGGCTGATCGGCATTGACCCCAACACCAAGCAGCGGGTAATGGAGCAGATCATCCAGCGGCCGGGACGATAG
- a CDS encoding ATPase domain-containing protein: MHENYRLSSGIEGLDEVLGGGLPPGQAYLARGGPGCGKTTLGWHFLTSDLEDGAPRLLISLGESHDQLRRNGAASGFPVDAVEVLDLSPDAEFFVKNQGYDIFAAAQVEQTPLTERIVERVNALQPKRVFVDSMTQLRYLSTDAYQFRQQAVGFLRFLIGAGATVLFTSEGSQEAPDEDLQFISDGILTLHLQDQGRYLEVTKLRGSSFRKGRHALRIGDRGLVVFPQLVVNEETAPASVPHLCPAGIPEIDELLNGGLESGTVTIISGPSGVGKTTLGLQFIKEAAGRGDRSVVYLFEESVDTLLNRCEGINIPVRAMVERGTLAVVKVDPLLYSPDEFANQVRLEVEKANTRIIMIDSVLGYKLSFQTEDLIRNIHGLCQYLKARGITTLLTNEVESITGDFKATELGVSYLADNIVFLRYLEIRGQMRRAIGVLKKRLSDFEKTLREFEISRYGIKVGRPLTQLRGILSGVPEFIQPHDHES; the protein is encoded by the coding sequence ATGCACGAAAATTATCGCCTTTCATCAGGAATCGAAGGTCTTGATGAGGTTTTAGGCGGAGGGTTGCCGCCGGGGCAGGCTTACTTGGCCCGCGGTGGGCCGGGCTGTGGCAAAACCACCTTGGGGTGGCATTTTCTCACCAGTGACTTGGAGGACGGTGCCCCCCGGCTGTTGATCAGCCTGGGGGAGTCGCATGACCAGCTGCGGCGCAACGGCGCGGCTTCGGGCTTTCCGGTCGATGCGGTGGAGGTCTTAGACCTCAGCCCCGATGCCGAGTTTTTTGTGAAAAATCAGGGCTACGACATTTTTGCGGCGGCCCAGGTGGAGCAGACCCCGCTGACGGAGCGGATTGTCGAGCGGGTCAACGCCCTCCAGCCCAAGCGGGTGTTTGTCGACTCCATGACCCAGCTGCGCTACCTCTCCACCGATGCCTACCAGTTTCGCCAGCAGGCGGTAGGGTTTCTGCGGTTTTTAATTGGGGCTGGGGCCACGGTGCTGTTTACCTCCGAGGGCAGCCAGGAGGCCCCCGATGAGGACCTGCAGTTTATCAGCGACGGCATTTTGACCCTGCACTTGCAGGACCAGGGACGGTACCTGGAGGTGACTAAGCTGCGGGGCAGTTCGTTTCGCAAGGGTCGCCATGCCCTCCGCATCGGCGATCGCGGTCTGGTCGTATTTCCGCAGCTGGTGGTTAACGAGGAGACTGCCCCGGCGAGCGTCCCCCACCTGTGCCCCGCCGGTATTCCCGAGATTGACGAGTTGCTCAACGGCGGGCTGGAAAGCGGCACCGTCACCATCATTTCTGGCCCCAGCGGCGTGGGCAAAACCACCCTGGGCCTGCAGTTTATTAAAGAGGCGGCGGGGCGGGGCGATCGCTCGGTGGTCTACCTGTTCGAGGAGTCGGTGGATACCCTGCTGAACCGCTGCGAGGGCATCAACATTCCGGTGCGGGCCATGGTAGAACGGGGCACCCTGGCGGTGGTCAAGGTTGACCCCCTGCTGTATTCCCCCGACGAGTTTGCCAACCAGGTGCGCCTGGAGGTGGAAAAGGCCAACACCCGGATCATCATGATCGACAGCGTGCTGGGCTATAAGCTCTCCTTTCAAACCGAGGACCTGATTCGCAACATTCACGGGCTTTGCCAGTACCTCAAGGCGCGGGGGATAACCACCCTGCTGACCAACGAAGTTGAGTCTATAACCGGCGATTTTAAGGCGACGGAGCTGGGCGTCTCCTACCTGGCCGACAACATCGTGTTTCTGCGGTACCTGGAAATTCGGGGCCAAATGCGGCGGGCGATCGGCGTTTTGAAGAAGCGCCTCAGCGATTTCGAAAAGACTTTACGGGAGTTTGAAATTTCGCGCTACGGTATCAAGGTGGGGCGGCCCCTGACTCAGCTGCGGGGCATCTTAAGCGGTGTTCCCGAATTTATTCAGCCCCACGACCATGAGTCCTGA
- a CDS encoding diguanylate cyclase — protein sequence MSPDDRPGSLTAPSPDLHCPHRILLGVEHSQNRQLLAGLLGRFYQLQEDPAEVHWGHAFDLCIFDSLFWGRFAHQIAAQRAAANPVFLPFLLLLKRSHLPLLTVAQREQVDDVITMPIDQTELLLRVESLLRTRQQALKLNALLAQEQLLEQQLLVDNQMLKALATQDGLTGIANRRAFDEKLAYEWKLGRRGQTPLTVVLCDVDHFKAYNDTYGHLAGDQCLRAVAGVLDTVVRRPADMAARYGGEEFALVLPNTDHEGVASILDRLRRTLQARAIPHRQSPTSACVSLSFGVSAIVPAEPLQPEDLLRAADAALYQAKAAGRDRAVVAPALGHSSPLNQGQT from the coding sequence ATGAGTCCTGACGATCGCCCCGGTTCACTCACTGCACCCAGCCCAGATCTCCACTGCCCCCACCGAATTCTGCTGGGGGTAGAGCACAGTCAAAATCGCCAGCTGCTGGCGGGGCTGCTGGGTCGGTTTTACCAGCTGCAGGAGGACCCCGCCGAGGTGCACTGGGGCCATGCCTTTGATCTGTGCATTTTCGACAGTTTGTTTTGGGGCCGGTTTGCCCACCAAATCGCGGCTCAGCGGGCGGCGGCCAACCCGGTTTTTTTGCCCTTTCTGCTGCTGCTGAAGCGATCGCACCTGCCCCTGCTCACCGTTGCCCAGCGGGAGCAGGTGGACGATGTGATCACCATGCCCATCGACCAGACCGAGCTGCTGCTGCGGGTAGAGTCGCTGCTGCGCACCCGGCAGCAGGCGCTCAAGCTGAACGCGCTCCTGGCCCAGGAGCAGCTGCTGGAGCAACAGCTGCTGGTGGACAACCAGATGTTGAAAGCGCTGGCCACCCAGGACGGCCTGACCGGCATTGCCAACCGGCGCGCCTTTGACGAGAAGCTGGCCTACGAGTGGAAGCTGGGCCGCCGCGGGCAGACCCCCCTGACGGTGGTGCTCTGCGATGTCGATCACTTCAAGGCCTACAACGACACCTACGGCCACCTGGCGGGCGACCAGTGCCTGCGGGCGGTGGCAGGGGTGCTCGATACCGTGGTGCGTCGCCCCGCGGATATGGCCGCCCGCTACGGCGGGGAAGAGTTTGCCCTGGTGCTGCCCAACACCGACCACGAAGGGGTGGCCTCCATTCTCGATCGCCTGCGCCGCACCCTGCAGGCACGGGCCATTCCCCACCGCCAGTCTCCCACCAGCGCCTGCGTCAGCCTCAGCTTTGGGGTGTCCGCCATTGTGCCCGCTGAGCCCCTACAGCCCGAAGACCTGCTGCGAGCCGCCGATGCTGCCCTATACCAGGCCAAGGCCGCGGGCCGCGATCGCGCCGTCGTGGCCCCCGCCCTGGGCCATTCCTCTCCCCTCAACCAGGGGCAGACCTAG